In Bacteroidia bacterium, a genomic segment contains:
- a CDS encoding Zn-dependent hydrolase encodes MEPNQDPQPEPETKPKQDPVIPPKAESSGSNDTKGPVLVPDLPDDEVVSKPEEPTPEPPRPRVKFASLPANNGDTLLLGFEDHAGSSHYIWIDGGLVKSYQNYHKDFLKRMHEANASIDLLVVTHVDQDHIGGVLAFCNDATFPKDWIKQFWFNSGVLLSAYFNQQPDNSRAVALPDTGDKSRSLAQGISLEDFLEENGNWHTQPVMTGQIHELYGATLTILSPAEEGLAKLNREWQEEMESTRAVITLDYDQPLEVLAQNKENADTSIPNGSSIAFTFEYGGVKMLLLGDAHGKVVGESLRALGYSEENRMKVDVVKLSHHSSKASNTHEMLDLVDGSYYVVSTDGSRHGLPNKEAMARIILHPKRDMSKEIVFAFNHDNEVLRSVFTEAEKQQYNFSCLFPEPGKQGIELNWGG; translated from the coding sequence ATGGAACCAAATCAGGATCCCCAGCCTGAACCGGAAACCAAACCCAAACAAGATCCTGTTATACCTCCAAAAGCCGAATCTTCCGGTAGCAATGATACCAAGGGCCCTGTTCTCGTTCCGGATCTACCCGATGACGAAGTTGTTTCCAAGCCGGAAGAACCAACACCTGAGCCGCCCAGGCCTCGTGTGAAATTTGCGTCCCTTCCGGCAAACAATGGAGATACGCTGCTGTTAGGTTTTGAAGACCATGCAGGATCAAGTCATTATATATGGATTGACGGTGGGTTGGTGAAATCTTACCAAAACTATCATAAGGACTTTCTCAAACGCATGCACGAAGCCAATGCATCCATTGATCTGCTGGTCGTAACCCATGTAGATCAGGATCATATCGGTGGTGTACTTGCCTTCTGCAATGATGCCACGTTTCCCAAAGACTGGATAAAACAGTTCTGGTTCAACTCTGGTGTCCTGCTTTCCGCTTACTTCAACCAGCAACCTGATAACTCCCGGGCTGTGGCATTGCCCGATACCGGCGACAAATCCAGAAGCCTCGCGCAAGGCATAAGTCTGGAAGATTTTCTGGAGGAAAATGGCAACTGGCATACCCAACCAGTTATGACCGGGCAGATCCACGAACTCTATGGGGCAACACTCACCATTCTCTCACCTGCAGAAGAAGGACTCGCCAAACTCAACCGCGAATGGCAGGAAGAAATGGAAAGTACCCGGGCTGTCATTACCCTCGACTACGACCAACCGCTGGAAGTTTTGGCTCAAAATAAAGAAAATGCAGATACTTCTATTCCCAACGGCAGTAGCATTGCATTCACTTTTGAATATGGTGGCGTAAAGATGCTTTTATTGGGCGATGCGCATGGCAAAGTAGTAGGCGAAAGCCTCCGCGCGCTGGGTTATTCTGAGGAAAACCGCATGAAAGTGGATGTGGTAAAACTCTCCCACCATTCCAGTAAAGCGAGCAATACCCATGAAATGCTCGACCTCGTTGACGGAAGTTATTATGTTGTCAGCACCGACGGCAGCCGCCATGGACTCCCCAATAAAGAAGCTATGGCCCGCATTATCCTCCACCCAAAAAGAGACATGTCCAAAGAAATTGTTTTTGCTTTTAACCACGACAATGAAGTTCTTCGCAGTGTCTTTACGGAAGCTGAAAAACAACAGTATAATTTCAGTTGTTTATTCCCGGAACCCGGAAAACAGGGCATCGAACTCAATTGGGGTGGATAA
- a CDS encoding TonB-dependent receptor, translating into MMLFAQIGFAQSQKITGTVLSQDGSALAGATVLAKGTQRGVLTDGEGTYSLDVPAGVTTLVVSYIGFTTQEVEIAGRSQINISMVESSSTLDEVVVVAYGTQKKATVTGAVVGVSGKDIMPSPAVDISNSLAGRLPGLVVIQPSGEPGYDGALIRIRGTNTLGNSSPLVVIDGIPDRDGGLGRLSPQDIESISVLKDASAAIYGARAANGAILITTKRGKTGKPSVTYDFNQGWAQPTVIPQMSNAVEYANIMNELPIYRTIPVDEWATAWQSIQTTGTYDSPTPGVSTLNANYSPDAVRKHGDGSDPWGYPDTDWFGDAFKTWSPQARHNLQIGGGSESVKYMASMGYVNQDAYYKNSATRYQQYSLRINLDAKVNKYINTSLGLMTRREDRRFPTQSAGAIFRMLMRGRPTEPEVWPNGLPGPDIENGQNPYVITTNATGYQDNPTGYLQANGSVVVTNPWIEGLKLTLSGSIDQNSQTNKIWETPWSLYYWDRVSYEADGKTPLLVGAVRSNFKDPRLTQGYSSVLNTNMTGMLSYDRTFGGHTLNLLAGVTREKFTGEGFFAFRRNYISGAVDQLFAGGSLQQNTGGSAYERARLGYYGRAQYNYKERYLAEFIWRYDGSYIFPESQRFGFFPGILAGWNISNEDFFNVSFVNYLKLRGSFGQMGNDQVFYNGALQEYAYLSTYGFGAYPINGAVATTLRETILANPNFTWERANNLNVGLDGSLFGGKVDFTFEYFYNRRDQILIQLTGSTPASSGISSLLPPVNGGKVDNRGFEFNVAYNGSTSGNLMFRAGLNGGYAQNKVVFMDEIPGAPEYQLQEGKPIGGYLVYKSDGVFMDKAAIEANTIDYSAVTSQLIPGDMRFEDVDGDGKITADDRVRLNQNATPTFNFGATLMLQYKGFDLNALLQGATGASIRFGTESGDIGNFLKYSYDNRWSIDNPSSEHPRLASRGDTYFTGGSFGNNTYFLFSKNYIRLKNLELGYRISPDVLSKVKVGSVRFYVNALNLVTFDKLKIFDPETTTGSGVYYPQARVINAGFSLTF; encoded by the coding sequence ATGATGTTATTTGCTCAGATTGGCTTTGCGCAATCTCAGAAAATAACCGGTACAGTATTGTCTCAGGACGGTTCTGCTTTGGCTGGAGCGACCGTACTGGCCAAAGGAACGCAGCGTGGCGTTCTGACTGACGGCGAAGGTACCTATAGCCTGGATGTACCTGCCGGTGTTACCACCCTGGTTGTTTCCTACATTGGTTTTACTACTCAGGAGGTAGAAATTGCCGGTCGCAGCCAGATCAATATTTCTATGGTAGAAAGTTCTTCTACTTTGGATGAGGTCGTAGTGGTTGCCTACGGTACGCAAAAGAAAGCTACCGTTACCGGGGCCGTTGTGGGTGTTTCCGGAAAAGATATCATGCCTTCTCCGGCAGTCGATATCTCCAACTCATTGGCAGGTCGTCTGCCTGGTCTGGTTGTGATCCAGCCAAGTGGTGAGCCTGGCTACGACGGTGCGCTTATCCGTATCAGAGGTACAAACACACTGGGAAACAGCAGCCCGCTGGTAGTAATTGACGGTATTCCTGATCGTGATGGTGGTTTAGGCCGACTGAGCCCGCAGGATATCGAGTCTATCTCTGTACTGAAAGATGCTTCTGCTGCGATCTATGGAGCAAGAGCGGCAAATGGTGCAATCCTGATCACTACCAAACGCGGTAAAACAGGTAAGCCCTCCGTTACTTATGATTTCAATCAGGGATGGGCACAGCCAACGGTTATTCCCCAAATGTCAAATGCTGTTGAGTATGCCAATATCATGAACGAGCTGCCGATCTACAGAACAATCCCTGTGGATGAGTGGGCTACCGCATGGCAAAGCATTCAGACTACAGGTACTTATGATTCTCCTACGCCGGGTGTTTCTACCCTGAATGCGAACTACAGCCCTGATGCTGTTCGCAAGCATGGCGATGGTTCTGATCCCTGGGGATATCCTGACACCGACTGGTTTGGTGATGCGTTTAAAACCTGGTCTCCTCAGGCACGTCACAACCTGCAAATCGGTGGTGGTTCTGAAAGCGTAAAATATATGGCGTCTATGGGTTATGTAAACCAGGATGCGTATTACAAAAATTCGGCTACCCGTTATCAGCAGTACAGCCTTCGTATCAATCTTGATGCAAAAGTAAACAAGTACATCAATACGAGCCTGGGTCTGATGACACGTCGCGAAGATCGCCGGTTCCCGACTCAGTCAGCGGGTGCAATTTTCCGTATGCTGATGCGTGGAAGACCCACCGAGCCGGAAGTATGGCCCAATGGCCTGCCAGGACCTGACATCGAAAATGGTCAGAATCCTTATGTAATCACTACCAACGCTACAGGTTATCAGGACAATCCTACCGGTTACCTGCAGGCTAATGGCTCTGTAGTTGTTACCAATCCATGGATTGAAGGACTGAAGCTGACACTGAGTGGCTCTATTGACCAAAACAGCCAAACTAATAAGATCTGGGAAACTCCCTGGAGTCTTTATTATTGGGATCGCGTTTCTTATGAAGCAGATGGTAAAACCCCGCTGTTGGTGGGTGCCGTTCGTTCCAACTTTAAAGATCCACGCCTTACACAGGGTTACAGCAGTGTGCTGAATACCAACATGACCGGTATGCTTTCTTATGACCGCACTTTTGGTGGCCATACACTGAACCTTCTGGCAGGGGTAACCAGAGAGAAATTTACCGGAGAAGGATTTTTTGCATTCCGTAGAAACTATATTTCTGGTGCGGTTGATCAGTTGTTTGCCGGTGGATCACTCCAGCAAAATACAGGGGGTAGCGCTTATGAAAGAGCTCGCCTTGGTTACTACGGTCGTGCGCAATACAACTATAAAGAAAGATATCTGGCAGAATTTATCTGGAGATATGATGGTTCTTACATTTTCCCGGAATCACAAAGATTCGGCTTCTTCCCAGGTATCCTCGCAGGTTGGAATATCTCCAATGAAGATTTCTTCAATGTGAGCTTCGTCAACTATCTGAAACTCCGTGGATCTTTCGGCCAGATGGGTAATGACCAGGTATTCTACAATGGTGCCCTTCAGGAATATGCCTATCTGTCAACCTATGGTTTCGGTGCCTATCCTATCAATGGTGCTGTGGCTACTACCCTCAGAGAGACAATTCTTGCTAACCCTAACTTTACATGGGAAAGAGCGAATAACCTGAACGTGGGTCTTGATGGATCACTTTTTGGTGGTAAAGTTGACTTTACTTTCGAATACTTCTACAACAGACGTGATCAGATCCTGATCCAGTTGACGGGTTCTACTCCTGCATCATCCGGTATTAGTTCACTCCTCCCTCCTGTGAATGGTGGTAAAGTTGACAACCGTGGTTTCGAGTTTAATGTTGCTTACAATGGAAGTACTTCTGGAAACTTAATGTTCCGCGCCGGTCTCAACGGTGGATATGCACAAAACAAAGTGGTATTCATGGATGAAATCCCTGGTGCACCAGAATATCAGCTGCAGGAAGGCAAACCAATTGGCGGTTATTTAGTTTATAAGTCAGACGGTGTATTCATGGACAAAGCTGCGATCGAAGCTAATACCATTGACTACAGTGCCGTTACTTCTCAACTGATTCCCGGTGATATGAGATTTGAAGATGTAGACGGAGATGGAAAAATTACAGCAGACGACCGTGTACGTCTGAACCAAAATGCAACGCCAACCTTCAACTTTGGTGCTACGCTGATGCTTCAATACAAAGGATTTGATCTGAATGCCCTTCTTCAGGGTGCTACAGGTGCTTCTATCCGTTTTGGAACAGAATCAGGTGATATCGGTAACTTCCTGAAATACAGCTATGACAACCGGTGGTCTATTGACAATCCTAGCAGTGAGCATCCTCGTCTGGCTAGTAGAGGTGATACTTACTTTACCGGTGGTAGCTTTGGTAACAATACCTACTTCCTTTTCAGCAAGAATTATATCCGTCTGAAAAACCTGGAATTGGGTTACCGGATCTCTCCTGATGTACTTTCAAAAGTGAAAGTAGGCAGCGTAAGGTTCTATGTCAATGCACTGAACCTCGTTACGTTTGATAAACTGAAGATATTTGACCCGGAAACAACAACAGGTAGTGGTGTTTACTATCCACAGGCCAGAGTCATTAATGCAGGTTTTAGTCTAACATTCTAA
- a CDS encoding sulfurtransferase — MFTTLISAHDLLPHLNDSNFRIVDCRFNLGDTRWGETEYGNSHIPGAVYAHLDRDLSSPIIPGKSGRHPLPDTDKLVALFSSWGIETHTQVVVYDQGAGGIAARLWWLLRWLGHDQTAVLDGGWAKWKQAGHPVSDQPFLGPGGTFTAQIRNEYIADIEDFTYAKTKHACTLIDARERPRYLGETEPIDPVAGHIPGGKSLPFAGNIGNEGYFLPPEELKNRFLEVLGNTNPEESVTYCGSGVTACHNLLAMAHAGLGMGKLYPGSWSEWITNPERPVAVGEEV, encoded by the coding sequence ATGTTTACTACCCTCATTTCTGCTCATGACCTTCTCCCCCATCTCAATGATTCCAATTTCAGGATCGTCGACTGCCGGTTTAACCTTGGCGATACCCGTTGGGGCGAAACCGAATATGGGAATTCTCACATTCCCGGCGCTGTATATGCCCACCTTGACCGGGATCTGTCTTCTCCTATAATCCCGGGCAAAAGCGGCCGCCATCCTTTGCCGGATACGGATAAACTGGTAGCCCTTTTTTCCAGTTGGGGAATTGAAACCCACACTCAGGTAGTCGTTTACGATCAGGGAGCCGGAGGAATTGCCGCACGGCTTTGGTGGCTGTTGCGGTGGTTGGGGCACGATCAGACAGCTGTGTTGGACGGCGGCTGGGCAAAATGGAAACAAGCAGGGCATCCGGTATCGGACCAGCCTTTTTTGGGGCCCGGAGGAACATTCACAGCGCAAATCAGAAACGAATATATCGCTGATATCGAAGATTTTACATATGCCAAAACAAAGCATGCCTGCACATTGATAGATGCCCGTGAAAGGCCTCGTTATCTGGGTGAAACAGAACCGATCGACCCTGTAGCCGGGCATATTCCCGGAGGAAAATCACTCCCGTTTGCAGGTAATATCGGGAATGAGGGCTATTTTCTTCCCCCGGAGGAACTTAAAAACAGGTTTTTGGAAGTATTAGGTAATACCAACCCTGAAGAATCTGTAACTTATTGTGGATCAGGAGTTACCGCATGTCACAATCTGCTTGCCATGGCGCATGCGGGTCTGGGCATGGGAAAACTTTACCCCGGTTCATGGAGTGAATGGATTACAAATCCGGAGCGGCCGGTGGCTGTGGGAGAGGAAGTTTAA
- the trxA gene encoding thioredoxin has protein sequence MSQPKTSFASLIQSSQPVLVDFYADWCGPCHAMAPVLRELAAEMKEKANIIKVDVDKNPQVAQAYQIMGIPTFILFQEGQVKWRGSGVMPKTQLKNVIEQFA, from the coding sequence ATGTCTCAACCTAAAACATCCTTCGCTTCGCTCATTCAGTCCAGCCAGCCCGTGCTGGTAGATTTCTATGCAGATTGGTGCGGTCCCTGCCATGCGATGGCTCCCGTACTGCGCGAACTGGCTGCCGAGATGAAGGAGAAAGCCAATATTATCAAAGTTGATGTGGATAAAAACCCGCAGGTAGCCCAGGCATACCAGATTATGGGTATCCCGACCTTTATCTTGTTTCAGGAAGGTCAGGTAAAATGGCGCGGCTCAGGGGTTATGCCGAAAACGCAACTTAAAAATGTGATCGAACAATTTGCCTGA
- a CDS encoding RagB/SusD family nutrient uptake outer membrane protein, with protein MKITKKLLLIALSVSAVLLSCNKDFLNTQPLDKISSEATWADGPLSEAFIFNVYSFLGYGGFEEQGLSAITDEAMFTHAGRNINPFNEGTESPSSLAWMSSTYEWGTMYLAIRQANIAIDRLPTSSFDDDALRDRLLGEAHFLRAYYYHQLVRYYGGVPIIDKPYGLDEDYSIERNTWAQCVDFIVGDLDKAATLLDGKAETPGRASKLAAMALKARILLYAASDLHDGPTVQSKSNTLGSYANLDLIAYTSGDRASRWQAAKSAAKAVLDAGQGYKLDLTAPVSAEEGKANYISIYTGGGSAVGDASAAVELLFQRTHTALYTQEDNWPLGGIHFGINNGPNGYHNWAGNTPIQQLVDDYEMMDGSKFDWSNPTQAADPYADRDPRFYASIMYDGAGWKPRPSDVTALDPANQIQTGYYDDGAGGTINGIDTRESAIENWNGSRTHYYVRKFIDPDPALADNQSSAQVIPWPFIRYTEMALAYAEACIKTGDDGEARAWINKIRFRVGMPEVTESGEALLARLINERRVELAYEEHRYHDARRWMIANETLGRGIKAINITATLKPGATPHVPYRHDKAVYDYTYTVVDNTENETRTWNDKMYFRPFNRDEISRNEKLIQNPGY; from the coding sequence ATGAAGATAACCAAAAAACTACTTCTTATAGCCTTGTCTGTGTCGGCTGTACTGCTGTCATGTAACAAGGACTTTCTAAATACTCAGCCGCTTGATAAGATTTCGAGTGAGGCTACCTGGGCTGATGGCCCCCTTTCTGAGGCTTTTATTTTTAACGTATACTCTTTCCTCGGTTATGGAGGTTTTGAAGAACAGGGACTCTCTGCGATTACCGATGAGGCGATGTTTACGCATGCCGGCCGGAATATCAACCCCTTCAATGAAGGAACAGAAAGCCCTTCCAGCCTTGCATGGATGAGTAGTACTTATGAGTGGGGAACCATGTACCTGGCAATCAGACAGGCGAATATAGCCATCGACAGGCTGCCTACTTCTTCCTTTGACGATGATGCACTCCGCGATCGTCTGCTGGGTGAGGCGCATTTTCTGCGCGCTTATTACTATCACCAGTTGGTTCGCTATTACGGTGGTGTACCTATCATCGATAAGCCTTATGGTCTGGATGAAGATTATTCTATTGAAAGAAATACCTGGGCACAATGTGTGGACTTCATTGTAGGTGATCTTGATAAGGCTGCTACGCTTCTGGATGGCAAGGCAGAAACGCCAGGCCGTGCTTCCAAGCTTGCTGCCATGGCGTTAAAAGCCAGAATCCTTCTGTATGCTGCCAGTGACCTTCATGACGGGCCTACTGTTCAGTCCAAGTCAAACACATTGGGTTCTTATGCAAACCTGGATCTGATTGCGTATACTTCCGGAGACCGCGCCTCCCGCTGGCAAGCTGCAAAATCAGCTGCTAAGGCAGTACTTGATGCAGGACAAGGTTACAAGCTGGATCTTACTGCTCCGGTTTCTGCTGAAGAAGGCAAAGCCAACTATATTTCCATCTATACCGGTGGTGGAAGTGCTGTCGGTGATGCATCTGCAGCAGTAGAACTTCTGTTTCAGCGTACACATACTGCGCTTTATACCCAGGAAGATAACTGGCCATTAGGTGGTATTCACTTTGGTATCAATAATGGTCCAAACGGTTACCACAACTGGGCAGGTAATACGCCTATTCAGCAGCTGGTGGATGACTACGAAATGATGGACGGTTCAAAATTTGACTGGAGCAATCCCACACAGGCGGCTGATCCTTATGCAGATCGCGACCCTCGTTTTTATGCGAGTATCATGTATGACGGTGCAGGTTGGAAACCACGCCCTTCTGACGTAACTGCTTTGGATCCTGCCAACCAGATTCAGACTGGCTACTACGATGACGGAGCGGGCGGTACGATCAATGGTATTGATACCCGTGAGTCAGCTATTGAAAACTGGAACGGTAGCCGTACCCATTACTACGTGCGTAAATTTATCGATCCGGATCCGGCATTAGCTGATAACCAGTCAAGTGCGCAGGTTATTCCATGGCCCTTTATTCGCTACACTGAAATGGCACTTGCCTATGCAGAGGCTTGTATCAAAACCGGTGATGATGGTGAAGCCAGAGCCTGGATCAACAAAATTCGTTTCCGCGTGGGTATGCCTGAAGTTACCGAATCCGGTGAGGCACTGTTGGCTCGCCTGATCAATGAGCGCCGTGTGGAACTGGCTTATGAAGAACACCGCTACCATGATGCCCGCAGATGGATGATTGCGAATGAAACTCTCGGAAGAGGTATCAAAGCGATCAACATTACGGCTACCCTCAAGCCCGGTGCAACCCCACATGTTCCATACAGACATGATAAGGCGGTATATGACTACACTTACACAGTGGTAGATAATACCGAAAATGAGACCCGTACATGGAATGATAAAATGTACTTCAGACCTTTCAACAGAGATGAGATCAGCCGTAATGAAAAGCTGATCCAAAACCCTGGTTATTGA
- a CDS encoding O-antigen ligase family protein, whose protein sequence is MKSYFTPANVSFFLLLAMVGGLTASKAVLSFGMVSLLAAGLWNLWQNRQNFSINREKLRSAGLLAGLFFIAVISGIFTENSDGWLRDVKTKLSILLIPVALVLLPALNGKQKYILGLTFIFVQCLWAIITLSIFWKNYAEEMEKVRQNSNIDVFGSISHIYFGLLLAFACILGIFLILKKRQYLSRKLLFLLILATAVNIVSLHILNSRTAQVSFYAGGLAWLMMEIMTQKRWKEGLSFLLLLVLLPVIAYYTIPSFHTRVQVSIWDYNQYKNQSGIYKDNSISSRLLAWGEAWDIFTENPVVGTGLEDIGPEIERHLIQIGMYTTVPDHIKIPHNLYLKYLSGVGIVGFLYLLWVIFYPLKNAFRRKNTLMVAFTGLIAVAFLFENFPERQIGIVFFCLGYLLIPDFDS, encoded by the coding sequence ATGAAAAGCTATTTCACCCCCGCCAATGTTTCGTTTTTCCTCCTGCTCGCAATGGTGGGGGGACTTACCGCTTCCAAAGCCGTTCTCAGTTTTGGAATGGTATCTTTACTGGCTGCCGGGCTTTGGAATCTCTGGCAAAACCGCCAAAACTTTTCCATTAACAGAGAAAAACTTCGCTCGGCCGGCCTGCTTGCCGGGCTTTTTTTTATTGCCGTGATCTCTGGTATTTTCACCGAAAACTCCGATGGCTGGCTCCGGGACGTCAAAACTAAACTGTCTATTCTACTGATTCCTGTCGCCCTGGTGCTTTTACCGGCACTTAACGGCAAACAAAAATATATACTGGGCCTGACCTTCATTTTTGTTCAATGCCTCTGGGCGATCATTACGCTCTCGATATTCTGGAAAAACTATGCAGAAGAAATGGAGAAAGTACGGCAGAACAGCAATATTGATGTTTTTGGAAGTATCAGCCATATTTACTTTGGTTTATTGCTGGCCTTCGCCTGTATTCTTGGTATATTTTTGATATTGAAAAAAAGGCAGTATCTGAGCCGAAAGCTATTGTTTCTACTGATTTTGGCTACTGCGGTAAATATCGTTTCCCTGCACATCCTCAATAGCCGTACAGCCCAGGTGAGTTTTTATGCGGGGGGGTTGGCATGGCTCATGATGGAGATCATGACACAAAAGAGATGGAAAGAAGGATTGTCTTTTTTGTTACTGTTAGTCTTGCTTCCGGTAATCGCCTACTATACCATTCCTTCTTTTCATACAAGAGTCCAGGTGAGTATTTGGGACTACAACCAGTATAAAAACCAATCGGGAATATATAAGGACAACTCGATTTCTTCACGGCTCCTCGCCTGGGGCGAGGCCTGGGATATTTTCACTGAAAATCCTGTTGTCGGTACCGGACTCGAAGATATTGGCCCGGAAATCGAACGCCATCTCATCCAAATAGGCATGTACACGACGGTACCCGACCATATAAAAATTCCCCACAACCTGTATCTGAAGTATCTCAGTGGTGTAGGTATTGTGGGTTTTCTGTATCTTTTATGGGTGATTTTTTACCCTTTAAAAAATGCATTCCGGAGAAAAAACACCCTTATGGTAGCCTTTACCGGCCTGATTGCAGTAGCGTTTTTATTTGAAAATTTTCCGGAAAGGCAGATCGGAATTGTCTTCTTCTGCCTCGGTTATCTTTTGATTCCTGATTTTGATTCCTGA
- a CDS encoding DUF2892 domain-containing protein: MKRNMGNTDRIVRILVAVVIAALYFTNVIGGTLAIILGVVAGIFILTSIVSFCPLYAIFGLNTCKVTS, translated from the coding sequence ATGAAAAGGAACATGGGAAACACCGACAGAATTGTACGCATCCTGGTTGCTGTGGTAATCGCTGCGCTATATTTCACAAATGTCATCGGCGGTACACTTGCCATTATTCTGGGCGTAGTAGCAGGTATTTTTATTCTGACAAGTATTGTCAGCTTCTGCCCGCTATACGCAATTTTTGGTCTTAACACATGTAAAGTTACTTCCTGA
- a CDS encoding sulfotransferase: MKSIFIVGYWNSGTTLLVDILRKHPQICLRRARFKPNLEERTLTKILRKFDAGFIRLEDDYATINREGFVHYQEPRFDAETHHRFRKIFDRKFSVPSSQTLLLKNPWLFYMPSFLQENFGKDDIRKVIILRDGPGQIVSKDYWKRNTENPEHQLYARANFWVRSMEYFYENWYQKPDTLTLRYENFCNNPVAFTRQICDFAQLPFPIHFASKLPAKLDNRRTNWNQLDDDYKEQVIQIISDMQARLDMDFPVLYGE, translated from the coding sequence GTGAAATCAATTTTTATTGTCGGATACTGGAACAGCGGCACTACCTTGCTGGTGGACATCCTGAGAAAACACCCGCAAATCTGTCTCCGGAGGGCGCGCTTTAAGCCAAACCTGGAAGAACGCACCCTCACCAAAATCCTTAGGAAATTTGATGCGGGATTTATCCGGCTGGAAGATGATTATGCCACCATCAACCGGGAAGGTTTTGTCCATTATCAGGAACCGCGGTTTGACGCCGAAACCCATCACCGGTTTCGGAAAATCTTTGACCGAAAGTTTTCCGTACCTTCCTCCCAAACCTTACTTCTAAAAAATCCCTGGCTCTTTTATATGCCTTCGTTTTTGCAGGAGAATTTTGGCAAAGATGATATTCGAAAAGTTATCATCCTTCGCGATGGCCCTGGGCAAATTGTTTCGAAAGACTACTGGAAAAGAAATACAGAAAACCCCGAACACCAGCTATATGCACGGGCCAATTTCTGGGTGCGGAGTATGGAGTATTTTTACGAAAACTGGTATCAGAAACCGGACACGCTTACCCTTCGCTATGAAAACTTCTGCAACAACCCGGTAGCTTTCACCCGGCAAATCTGTGATTTCGCGCAATTGCCTTTTCCCATACACTTTGCATCCAAACTTCCTGCAAAGCTGGATAACCGCAGAACAAACTGGAATCAGCTGGATGATGATTACAAGGAACAGGTAATCCAAATTATCAGCGATATGCAGGCCCGGCTGGATATGGATTTTCCGGTTTTGTATGGTGAATAA
- a CDS encoding Crp/Fnr family transcriptional regulator produces the protein MDQLITQYIPFAEKDFLEEIKQYGLLKTLPAHTVILEEGSSVHVLPVVLRGLIKASSMGEEKDLLLYYIRPGESCIMSFSSYMTHSESKIQAVTETETDLLLIPVERLDGWLRKYPSLNRFLFSLYNLRYLDLLNTVDQLVFRNLDERLFEYLKTRAVNQSTDTLHSTHQEIANDMGTAREVISRTLKKLESSGKIKLARNEIKLLGM, from the coding sequence ATGGACCAATTAATCACCCAATATATCCCTTTTGCCGAGAAAGATTTTCTGGAAGAAATCAAACAATACGGATTGCTAAAAACCTTGCCGGCTCATACGGTGATATTGGAAGAAGGGTCCTCTGTTCACGTCTTACCCGTAGTACTCCGGGGTCTCATCAAAGCTTCCAGTATGGGAGAAGAAAAAGATTTATTGCTGTACTATATCCGCCCGGGAGAATCGTGTATTATGTCTTTTTCATCCTATATGACACATTCGGAGAGCAAAATTCAGGCGGTAACCGAAACAGAAACCGATCTCCTGTTAATTCCTGTAGAGCGGCTTGACGGCTGGCTGCGCAAATATCCTTCACTTAACCGGTTTCTCTTTAGTCTATATAACCTGCGCTATCTGGATCTGCTCAACACGGTCGATCAGCTGGTCTTCAGAAATCTGGATGAACGGCTCTTTGAATATCTGAAAACCCGTGCAGTCAATCAGAGTACAGACACCCTGCACAGCACACATCAGGAAATTGCCAACGATATGGGCACTGCAAGGGAGGTAATTTCACGCACCTTAAAAAAACTGGAGTCCTCCGGGAAGATTAAGTTGGCCCGAAATGAAATAAAATTACTCGGTATGTGA